The genomic DNA ATATTCCTGGAATTTCAGGTGTAGATACAAGAAAGCTTACAAGAATTATTCGACAATATGGAGCACTAAAGGGAGCCATCTGTTCAATTGATGCAAGTGTTGAGGAAGTACTTGAAGAATTAAAATCACCATTTAGAAACGATCAAGTAAAGCAAGTTTCCACAAAATCTGCTTATGCAAGCCCAGGTAGAGGAAGAAGAATCGTTCTTGTTGACTTTGGTATGAAGCATGGAATTTTACGCGAATTAAATAAGCGTGATTGTGACGTAATCGTTGTTCCTTATAACACAACAGCTGAAGAAATTAAACGTTTGAATCCAGACGGTGTGATGCTATCGAATGGACCTGGGGACCCTAAGGATGTTCCAGAAGCAATTGAAATGATTAAAGAAATTATTGGACATGTTCCTCTGTTTGGAATTTGTTTGGGTCATCAGCTTTTTGCCTTAGCATGTGGAGCAAATACGGTTAAGTTGAAATTTGGTCATAGAGGATCAAACCATCCAGTTAAGGATCTAGCAACAGGAAAAGTTGCTCTTACTTCACAAAACCACGGATACACTGTTGAAGAAGAATCGCTTCAAGGAACTTCATTAGAGGTGACACATATCGCCTTAAATGACGGTACGGTTGAAGGATTAAAACATAAAGAAGCAAAAGCATTTACAGTCCAGTATCATCCGGAAGCATCACCAGGACCAGAGGATGCAAATTATTTATTCGAACAGTTTTTACAGTTGATTGAGACAGAAAAAGGGGAAGGTGCAATCGAATGCCAAAGCGTACAGATATAAAAAGCATACTAGTTATCGGATCAGGTCCGATCGTCATTGGACAAGCAG from Robertmurraya sp. FSL R5-0851 includes the following:
- a CDS encoding carbamoyl phosphate synthase small subunit, yielding MKRQLILENGTVFIGKAFGSDTEKMGEVVFNTGMTGYQEILSDPSYCGQIVTFTYPLVGNYGINRDDFESISPSVHGMVVKEAAEFPSNWRNEKTLDELLKEKNIPGISGVDTRKLTRIIRQYGALKGAICSIDASVEEVLEELKSPFRNDQVKQVSTKSAYASPGRGRRIVLVDFGMKHGILRELNKRDCDVIVVPYNTTAEEIKRLNPDGVMLSNGPGDPKDVPEAIEMIKEIIGHVPLFGICLGHQLFALACGANTVKLKFGHRGSNHPVKDLATGKVALTSQNHGYTVEEESLQGTSLEVTHIALNDGTVEGLKHKEAKAFTVQYHPEASPGPEDANYLFEQFLQLIETEKGEGAIECQSVQI